The sequence TTTGCTGAAGGGCTGATTAGTATGTCTGACAACTAAATTAACCTCAAACTGTACATCTTAGTAACCAGCTAAGTTTGGCTTTCTTAATTGTGCCACCAGAGTAAGGATTGGCAATGCAAGTTCTTTATTTGATgtagtttttttttccattgaagtACATAATATAACCTAACAGGATTTCCAAATGCAGAAAGGAATTAGGGATAATGATGGTGATTCCAGAAATTAGCGACAAGAAGGCCAGTTGCTAGACTTTTAAATCACCACTTGAGAGGATACAGTAACGCTGTTTTCTTGCTGTCTGCTTTTGCTGGAACAATGCTGTTCACTAAGCAGTAAATTAATCATTGGAACAGCTTCTGAAGAGAGGCTGTACAGTTGTCacccttggaggttttcaatACCCAACTGGACAAAGCCTTAAACAAACTCATCAGAATGCAACACCCACGGAGCTTTGAgtgggaggttggactagaaaCCTCCTAAGATTCCTTCCCACCTGAATGATTCTATTTCTGTTGAAAgaagtaacaaaacaaaaaaaaaaaccactctactacaacataaaaaaaaaaaagcctgcaatGTAGACAGGTATGATCGCATACACTTTAAAAGAGGAATAAGATGACAAGAATGTTTGAAAACCCAAACTGAGGTTGTTTAATAGCAAACAAGTTAAAGCTGTGAAATCTTTGCAGCAAGTGTCACAATGTCTTGTTCTTCATGATGAATATTCAGCCGCCTCTGTTGAGAGAACAAAGTAATCAGTTTCAACTAATCAAGTGATCCCATCTGAAGTCTAATTTATCCTCCCCCCATTGCCTTGTTAGGACAAATATTACTACTGTTAACAGCTTATCGcctattttcaaacatttctccTTGCCTACAGGACCACTCTTACAGGTATAAGCAAGCCACGTTTCACGGTCACAGAATAGTAtttaacctgttccagtgctagAAAAGGAATTACGTCAGCTCTGGAGAATCTAAGGAGTTTTAATTGGTAGTGTTCATATGTCAGTACCACAACTACCAGTCAACTCAACGTTTTTCATGCTGCAATGTTCATTCTAAAAGGTATTTTACAGAATGCAGTTATATGTAAAACAGTTTCAAACATATCTAGCactcagaaaattaaacaagaCCACCTTTGTTCTGTGCACTGTCATCTTCCAGCACAATCACACAGTTTTCTCTACCTTACCATCCATGCATTTACTTTGGATACCCAAATCATGAACTGGAAACAGTAAAAGTATTTAAGATCCAAGTAAGGTAAATGTTCTATGGTCAAACACACACTGAGGAACtggaaatcaaaatatttgacaTTCAGTTTTGAATCAGAATACTCAAATCTGAAAAACTACATATCTAATGTTTTGCAGCATGCTAAATTAACAACCTACTTGATTCAAAGGACGTGATCAGGAATACCTGTCATATTACACCAACATGTCAAACGCACAGATACTAAAGCAACACATATCCTGTAGGGCTCACTAACATCCTCTGTTTAAAACTGAACAGGTAAAAATGAACGTAAAATTTAGTGAGATTGAAGGTCATATTTACTTACACAATGATATTATTGATTGGGATATGGATCAATTTGACAAAGAAACCAATAAATCCCATTATCGCAAAGCCTATTGCTGTTGCCATGGCAATCTTCTGGAACTctgcaaaaacaaataaacattaGTCTAGGAAGCCTCGTGTATGGCATACAGGAGACAGGCACTACAGTGACCAAAGGAGAGatctcttttcagaaaatggtAATGTTAGCACAGGAAGCAGTTCAGAAGCAAACTGCATTGACGCTGAGAAACAAATCCACTTTTTCAGAAGACAGATGAGAGTCTAAGAGAGAAGATGCAACTTTCCACAAAACATAGCcaatctcaattttttttaaaataataagcagaacaagaaaaacCCACAGTCCGTAACAATTCATGGAACATTTATTCCATTATCTTTCCTTCATATCCCTACAAGCCCTGAAAATAGTCCCCAATACAGtatcaaaaatggaaaaagctgcATTTATGTCTGTCACAGGAAGACAGCATCTGTAGTCCCTGCAAAAATCGAGTATTTAAGTGATATTCTCAATTCTTTTAAGCCAGCAACCATGAAGTGGACTAAGGTCAGCAGCCCCTCACAACCCTACCAGTCTGACAATGAATGAAGTTCCTTACTGAACTCAAAAGATGTCAGTAAACTTCATCCTGAGCACGTGAATAAAGCATCATAACTACTACCATTAAGGACAACCAGTTGCATTCTGGTTGTAGTTACAACTTCTCTCTAATAGCTTTGGGAAAATCCACAAACCTTCTCTTCTATACTTCCAGCAACAAAATTCTTCCTGTCCCAATCAGGCAGTCACTGACAACTAGGAAGTACTGAAAGGGCATTGCAAAAACCATCCCTAGCGCAAGTCTCCTAAAATGAAGTCTTTCCTCCAAGATCATGTAACAAGCAGTTTCCTCCAGAACTTCCCCCAAGTTGACTGCAGTCAGTCAAACTTGACTGCTGcatttatcttttcaaaatgtaCGCAAGTTCTTCTCAGATCGGTTTACCtaatacatgaaaaatactACTTGCCTGTCTCAAAATGGCTAATTTCAGCTACTTAGCCTATTTCATAAGGTGAGTTTTAGTACTACTCAGACACCTACATACCTACCAGAAAAGAACACATTCAAGTTTATTATATCCAGAACCGCAAACCCATTAACATTTGGACAACTGCTCAAGTTTAAATCTCATATTGGAAACTGAGAAACATTCACAACAAATGAATCAACAGAAGTGACGTATGGAAAGGTACATGGTAAGATATAAGACAAAATAAGGACTGTGTTCTGGTTTATTGTGTGCTTTACCTTTCCTGTCAGGCTTGGTGCATCTTTTAACAAGTCTTATGGAGTCTTTTACAAACTGACGGCTGGGTTCCACAAATTGCATTACCTGATCCATGATTACCTGCAAAGATGAATGGATTTAGTATTGTTGCCACGTATATACTGACAGAAATTTTTAGTTACAGAAGGAGCAGTTACCTACAAAATTTGTAAAGACTTAAGATAGCTTCAAGTGTCATATTGCAACCTAACTGGACTTTAAAAGATACTTCcactttacagaaaataaagacactGTATCAATGCATAAACATGAGGTCCTATCACTGCCTGCAAAAACTATGAAAAATTATGCCTTTCAGCATAGGAGAACAACAGCTCCATCACAATTTGCTTTCAGCTTATATTCTACGCTGTGTTTCTGAGAACACTGCTGAATGCACCGAAACAGACAAAAGTCACCCATTTCAAGACATCCCCAAGCCAAAAGCTGCTGGAGGGCTGGTGAGCACCGAGGCAAACACCACGGCCTAATCTCAAGcatctgccagccctgccaccccGCGCAGGACACCAGGCTAGAGGGATCTGCCGTCATTAATCAGTACACGGCCTCCGATACGAGGGTCCCCATATCAGACCCTCTCACGCCGTCCTGGGCCTCCCCTCCTTGTCACCGCGGCCGAGGCCGGGCTGCCTGCCCCCACGcccccactcccccaccccGCCTCGGGACACGCAGCACGGGCCGGTGGCCTCCTCCACGGGGAGCCTCGGCCCCCGACATCCCCGCTCCCGGGGGAAGCTGGGCGTGGGACCCGCACCCGGGCCCAGGAAACCCTTCCTccgctccccagcccctcagcCCCCGTCTCCTCAGACGGAGGGGCGCCCCACGCACGACGGGGAGAAGACGGGAGTCCCGCGCGGCCCTTACCGCTTGCGCTGCCGGGCGAAGGCCACGTCGCACAGCGGCGATGACGTCACCGCGTCGTGCGCGCGGCCACGGCCCTTCCTGGTGGGCGGGGCGGGCttgttttaagaagaaaaagtacGGTTTTGAGTGTAGGGGGTTTATTtggcgctttttttttcccctctggttCCCGGGTCACCTCCTCGCGGCTCCCCGCCTCACCGGCAGGGCGGCGGCCAAGCGGCCGCACGCGGTCAAGGCCGGGTCCTACTGGGGGGAGCGGCgcggcctggcctggcctgggtGTCAGGGCAGAGGAGCGGCGCGGCCTCTCCCGCCGGCGCAGCGCCCCGGTAGCCCCCCGGGGAGGAGGCCTCAGCGTCCCAGGGCGGGCAGCCGGCGCACAGTGCGGGGGGAGGGTGTCGGTGGGGCCCGGCGGGGGCTGCGGCCCACGGCCCGGGGGCGGGGGTAGCTGTGCTGGTTGATCCGCCTCTCATTTATCCAGGCGGCGCTTCTGTGGGCGTTTGACTGTGAATTTGCTTTTCCGTGCGGTTGTAGCCATAGGATCCAAAGAGTCTTGTAGCGGGAAGTAAAGAGATGGTACCAGTAAATCTGTAACAAATGCTTTTCCatgaagggagggggaaaaagccaACATGAAAAACTTGTGCAGTCTGTGATTGCCCGTGAGTCAGACATCTATTGATTTGTAGGAATGTTGAAGCCATTGCTAGCTACAGGATTTCATCGCCTTTGAAAACATGGACTCCTGTGGCTTTTTTGTATAGAGGAGTGTGCAGTGCAGTGCTTAAAAATGGGAAAgctttttgcatttcagcactACAGGTATAACGTACAACACTTCCCTTCCATGCATAGGGAGGTAAAAGAATCTGTCACTTCCCAAAGTGTGtcctttcttgctgtttttgaaagaaaagtcagaTCATGTAACAGGTAAGGGAAGAACAAAGATAACATTTAGTGATTTTTAtccttaatttgttttttatattaatttcagtCTAGAACTCTGTTCCTAGCTGGCTGCCACCTTTGAGTGTGTATTGAGTACTGAAAGCTTATTAATTATTCATCAGTCAGGCTGTggggcttttgcagccagatTAGGCAAGCTCTGTTGATCTCAACTCACTATTGGATTTAAATGTGCACAAAGCATTTTCTGGGCTTAACTTCTTTTTGCTGACAGCCTTCATGACAGATAAAGTACCATCACACCACAGCAGGGGGTTGTTGGATATTCCAGGGATTTTTTGACAGCCACCTTCCTTGTCTTTGCCCACAGCACAGGTCCCTCAGTATTACTGATCTCCAAATATGAGCTTTCTCTTTGGCTTTGGAGGGTTATTGCCTTGGGCACCTCTACAAGTTTTCTCCAAAGGCCTGGCTTTGAATTGGATTTTGCTTTGAATCAGACCTCATCTAACAATATGTGTCTGATGGGGCTGTAATTTTGGTGGCCAAATTTTTCTGGACCTTTTCCATTGGCACACCAGTACGGAAAGCTCAGAGAGTCTGTTAGGCCTCCCACAACAGATACGCCTATCATTTGTCTCTCGTTTTTGAGGCCAGTTTGTAATCTGCAAGGATGAGCAGTCTCACCACTCGGGGAGAGGCAGGTCCCTAAGGAAAGCGGCTGATGAGGGCCTGATAGCCAAGGTGCACAGTGCCTGGTGGGGCAGAGCAGGTTGCTGGTGTTTTGTGTGAGAAGTCAGTACGTGAAGGCTGCCCTTAGTGTTTTTTTggttagttttgttttggtttgtgtggatttttttcccttcaatgTCACAAATAAATGCTAGAGACTTTACCAAGAGAGGAAACTCCCATTTCCACCTGTTAACCATCGCTGCAGAGGAATGGTTTCCACAGCCCTAGGTTCCTGTAACCAAATGGCAAcgactgaaaaaaaaaaaaacccaacaaaaaacccccaacaaaccaaacctgaaAGAAGACGACACACATGTATGAAACAATTCGTGACATAGACTTCTGGTCACATTAGATTATgattaaaaagtatttgctgCAATAAAGGTTTGCTGTTTCCCCACACACATACTCACCAAATCTCTGTATTTCCTGGGGAGAAATATTCTGGAGAATGCTAGCATGTATTGCCtggcttaaaaatgtgacttgtTGTAATGGGTTTGATACCATGGGGTAGAAGATATGGATTGTCCTCTGTCTCAGCTGTTCCTCACTCTCCCATGATGAgctctcttctttccctgcCAGACTGCAAGTTTGGGCTTCAGCAGCTTGGGGGAGAGGCAGAGTTCTGTTTTGTGCACACAGAACATTTGCTGGTCTTCCTCAAActcttttccaactttttttttttagagtccTTGAACTAATGTATGGTTACTTAGACTTGGTCTTCAGGGTAACTATGTTacttttctgtatatatttacaaaaaGTCATCTGCATTTACAGAAGATATGAAAAGTTTACATCTTCCAGgcaagtgtatttttttcattgaaaggGCATTTCTCTACTTCTTTATTGTTCTTGCAAGGTTGGGGAAGAAGGTCGTGTGCTTGCACATGTAAATTTTTATGACAGTTTTACAAGCTTGCATTTATGACAATATCTAAGCTGTAAATAATTctctcaacagaaaaaaagacagttgtTATCCTATATTGTAGTGTGCTAATGCTGATTTGCTTGTGGATGTTCATTTTGCATAAACTGGACCAACATCcttttttttgatcttttttttttcccccatcctaTTGTATGCTCCCAAAGATGAGAGAATTCTTTTGATGACAGTTTTACTTATTTACGCATTTTGATTTGTAGTTTGTTTCTTGTCCTTTGGAGGACATGGAAGATAAATATCTGCTTTTAACTATTGACACATTAGACTATCATACAGCATCCATCCCCCTGGATATGGATGCGTATGCCCATGCTTAGAAGAAAGAGGGAGATACATCTCTGCTTCAGCCTCTCCCACTCCACGCTGCCTGCGGAGCATGGCGGGGTGGCAGGAGCCAGAGACGTGCCAGCAGTTCCAGCAAACATAGTTGTGGGGtcagctggagaggagaaaagacaCGATCTTCAGTATGAGAGGAAGCTCAGCCTCTGCGTGCTGAGACAGCACATGTGCAATCCCCGAGAGGTGCAGGGAGGTCAGAACGGGCCTCCAAGCTTCCCTGTTTCCCTGCGAGAGGTAACCCCGCTTTCCTGACCCTGCCTCTGGTCCAGCCCCAGGCAACTGGGAAGAGCAAAgtgcctgctcctgctcaggCTTCTGTGAGGCTGGTGCTGCCTGGCCTCAGCAGCGTGGGAGTGCTCTCCTCTCTGTGTGCCAGAGGGGAGGGACCTGGCAGTCAggtattctttttttaaggagtaCTGGCCATGTTCTAAAAGTAAATACTTGGGTGTAGTGATCCCAGCAGGTCTCCTGTGGCTGCACAAAAAGTGATACCTTTGGGTTGTGGAGTCTTGCTGAGCTATCTCCTTCCCATCCTGGTCACTTCCCCAGAGGAGTTCTTGGGCGGGATGGATTGTTTGAGCAGAGTAGTCTTTGCAGACAGAATCTGACTTGCCTTCATGAATTGGAGGGGGAAATGGTTCTCCTGAGAGGCAGTGAAGGCAAGGAAAAAGACTAAGAAAACTGGGAAGGTGGCAGCTCATGGACTTACATACACAGGGAAGACGGGCCACTGGGGACAGTGGGCATCTGAATATGCTCTGGGGCAGAAAACAGGTGTAACAGAGAACAAAGACCGCGCAGCAGCATGAGATTTACAGCCCAAACAAGAGAAGagtgcagagaaggaagagagaggggagaaagcAAGCTGATGGCTTGGGAGAGGTGTTAGGGGACCTCCTTGCACAGAGCAGCCTGTTGAAGTGCTGccttcaaaagcagcagcacagtagCCCCATTGACTGAAGTCGTGCTAATGATCCATCACTTGACAGTGTTGTTAGATGACTAAATGACTATAAAATTCAGTCTTTAGAAATTGCTGAGATATATGGGaccttttatttcttaattttacatTATCGTAAATATGTTTGATTAATTTATATCTTGAGAAACCTTTGGAATATCTATGTGcttctgacatttaaaaattatttttagcttttcattCTCCTAAATGATCCTGAGTCTCTGTTTGGACTTGATAAGCACATCTGCATGATTTACGATGGGAAGAAAGATGATTTCCCTCCTCAGTAGCTGTACAGATGCAGGGGAAGAACATAAATGAAGAATTAATGTTAGGAAGGAAATGATAGCTCAGATTCGGGGTTCAGAAGGAAATGATGAAGTGTTTCTGGTCTGTGTTGTTGGGTTAGCCTCATTAATTATAGAAATGCCACTAGATCAGGCTTTAATGCCATGGTTGTGAAAGGGAATGGCACTAGTCTGAAGCAGTAAACAAGCCGCATCCTTTGATTTGTGCTGCTTAATATTCAATGAAGATGAAATGTGGAGATGAGGGAGGAGTGCtgttaaaatagatttttaccAGTGTTAGATTTATTGTGTATAATTTTAAAGATGACCTTTTAAACAAAGTCCGAGTtcaatttaatttgaaagacCTGAAGAGTAAGAGCACTTGGAAGATTTGTGTCTGTGTAATGATAGATGCAATATGAGAGAAACAGGGGCAGTATACTAAAATGGCATCGCTAAATGATACCTCAGATTAAGAAGGTCTAAAGATAAGGTTTCTAGATAGCAAAAGTGATATAGAGAAGTTAACAGAGGAATAGATGTACCTCCATCAGCTCAGTTCAGGTCTGAGAGGTAAAGAAAAAACGAGTACTTACTAGTTTCTCTGATTCAATGCTTGTAATATTGTTTTGGTTTAGCACAACTGCCACTGATGGCTGtgatttctcttatttttagcCACTTCTCAATACTTCTTTGAGGTGCACCAATTTTTAAGTTCacggtttgtttttttgtgccAGTTAATATCATTCTCCCATCATTTTTGGCCTCATCCAACAAAACTAAAGTAATAAGAAAAGTAACTTTGATAAACAGGGCAGGGGgcagaaaatgctttctctAAGTCTTGCTCTGGTAAATAGCAGCTGATGATACAGGCCTTGTCTCTGCCTTTGCAATTTCCACCTGAAGATTTTTGTGTATAATAAGAAACAAATTACTCAATCCTTCATAATAGCAACACTAATAGTAGTTGTGGAAATAATAATTACcacttcagattaaaaaaaaattaaaaccaaactacAATTGGAAATATTcttaagatgatttttttttctcctgaggacaaagtttgattaaaaatgaagtgaTAGTCTTCTTTTTGTAGCAAAAGAGTATTTTAtgtcagcagaaacatttttcaggtgCTTTGTCTGTgttcagacattttaaaatggctttcaAAAATATGCAATGGTTGCATGTATTATACATAAGACTCAATAATATAGTGGATACAGAAGTAACAACAAAAAGTGCAAGCACAGCATGTTTTCAAGTATGCTTGAACATGGCCCCTGCTGCTTCAAGCCAAGATGATAGAGCAACCAATGTGTTCAGTAACCATGAACAAGCCATTCATCATCGCATGGCTATAGTGtcaaaacattaattaaaagtCCCACTTTCATGATGCGATCTTCTTTTACATTGTTTTGGCAAACTTGCACTTATTTCGGTTTGTGAAGCATGCCCCCTGCCCCTTTTTGGTATTTTATGTGTGTAGTAAACTAAAACTACACAcgtattttctttctgtgatgtTTCAATATGCTTTCAACTCAGTTTGTGGCTCAGGAATAACTGCTCAGGATGTCTGTTCCATCCTGGTAATGGGCTCAGCTGAGCTGGACCCCAGTCCTGctatcatgattttttttttatcattttggtataaaagctattttattaCCTGTCATTTCTGGGGAAGTTGAAAATCCTAGCTGCCTAGGAGTGTGTGCCAGAATGCCATCTCTTTCTCTGGAGGTAAAAGGTGCTTTTGCCTGCTGTAAAACtgtaaaaagatgaaagaagttGAGAGCCACCGCTTTATGAGAGTGAGAATCATCTGATGGGTAGGGCAGAGCAAGCAGCTGAAAGGATAGAGGTGGACAGGCAGACAGAAAACAACCTTCTTACCGCTGATCTATATAAAGTTGGTTGGCTGCCTGTCTTTGTTCCTGCTTTCAGATTAAGTAGGACATTTGCCTTTGGCTCAGATTAAGATTTTATGGGTTCACATTTTGTAATGCCCTCAATCTCTCCTGAATTTTGCCAAGTGCCCATGCCAAAGCAGACATGTCACTGATTTGTGCAGGAGCTGCACGCTTCAGGGACACCAGCAGCATGTGCTTTCACAAAGGGCGCCTTGGAAACATATTCTAAATATGTAATAACTTGGACATTAAAGGATCCAGAGGAGTTTGGGGATGTCAGAACTGAAAATCAGCTTTGGAAGGTTTTACGGAAATGGGGATCATTCTTGAACATCAAAAAACTAGAATTgcagagtttctttttttaatgtaccttTTTCCTACtcttttgaagacattttttaatactcctctttcctcctttctgccttCGCAAATCTTCACTCTTTGTGTTAcctaaaaagaaatttgaatggATCTGGGATTTTTGACTATTTCAGTTTCTATGTGCTCAGTCTGAGGAACCTTGATGGGACCTACTGCTCAGCAAGCAGAGATTGAGTGTCTCTGAACTGTAGGTCCTTTAAAGATGTCTTGAGAATGACCTGAAAATGTTGGTCGTTAGAGAAGCAGTTTTGTGTTGTCAATAGTTGAGTGCATACTCCTCCTCACATGCAAGTGGGAACACTGAGGGAGAAGCTGCTTTTCACAGCATGAAGATGCTGTTGACGTTTCTCTCTGTTGTCCAAAGCTGTAGCAGTCTTGTTGAGTTTTATTTAATCCTGCACAGGGAATAATAGGGTTCAGTGGATTACTCTGCTTATTTATCTCACCTATAATGCTCCAAGTCTTTATCGGTAAAAAGGATTTGGGGAATCTTCTGTTCAACTGGTACAAATGTAtccagaggtttttttcagcacaaaatTGCCGGTAGTTCCTTAGCTCCATCAGTAATGGTTGCAATTGaagcaggcaatgaaatatttgtaaatctCATTTCTCTCACTTCCTTTCCCAGTAAGATAAAAATCAATTACTTGCATCATtggagaaaagaacagaagtcTGCAAGATGGTGTTggttcaaaaaataaatacctgagGATCTAGCACTTTCTGATGCCTTTATTACCCAGATGTCACTTCTTAATCATGGAGTTACAGTGTTGTAAAACTGTCCAAAGTGTTGAAGTAATCGGATCTAGGAAGTTTCAAAAGTGAGTTTTGCTAACACTGCGGTGAGTTTATGTCTGTTCTCCAGCTCCTGAACTAGtccaaatgctttctttaataATTAGATGGAAACATTTCAATGGCAGCATCTCTGCAATTTTGGCAGCAAGTGACAGCCTCAGGCATTTTTTAATTAGCACCTTTTTGAAATTGTTAGCTAAATTAGTCAAGTATGAAATAATCTTGCCCAAATGATTATCTGTAAATTGCACTTTGAACCTTGCATCTGTCTTAATATGTGGACACAGTGCTATCCCAATATTAACTGGATTGCACACGCTGCTTCTAGCGAATTCATGGCACATAATCTGAATGAAATCTGGCGTACCtttataaaattcattttaaaagcacctGGCAGCTGTTTGGTACTGGCATTTATAATATTACTGTTTTCAAGTGTAGTCAACAGCACTCTTCCATATTAACTGCAACAGAGAACTTGATCTTGTATGTATTTCATAAGTATAAATCATCAATTTTCATTATTCTGGGTTTATGCAGCTGGAGTAAAGATACCTGTACTGGGCCTGTAAAAGCTGTAATCCTGATTAGAACCTAATGCTGAGCCAAGCTGTGAAATTGATATCACAAGGCattattttcctcatctttgGAGTTATTTGTTGAATTTAATATTTCACTCTTCTTGCATAAAAATATACGTGTAAGAACCtaatactgtaaaataataatccaTACCTAATACAACAGTGTCGCTGAAAAACATTGCCTGGGAGATTTTCCTGGGCCAAAGAGGCCATACGTAGTCTCTTCACGTTTTCACCCAAGCCAGGCACAAACACACCATGCTCATAACTGTTCAACCCCAGCTCACTTAACAAGCGTCCATTCTGCTACCATTCCTTCAGCCTACGCAGTCCCCACTTGCCCCCAAGCCTGATTTTCAGTATAAAAGAACAGCCTGCCCTTAACTACCCTTAGTTAGCTTCTGAGAAGTCAGGTGCTTCGGAAAAAACCCTTGTTTAGTACATCCTACCTGTAGGAGCGAGATAAGGAAGTGTTATTCTGTGTATCCCTACAGCGGTAAGGCCAGGGAACTTTCAGGTATGGTGTAAGTAGAAAAGTGAAATTCTGTGTAGCATGGTGGTGTAAGAGGTCTGAGCTGAAGGAAATTGAGCTgaggagacagagaaaatgcaAGGTAAAGCAGCGAAGGACTGGCTACGCTGTCAAAGTACAGAAactctttttgtttctgcattgtgtctggctgagatggagttaactttccccacggcagccctcatagtgctgtgctgtgtagccagcaaggtgttgataacacaccagtgttttggctactctgagcagcgctggcacggcaccaaggctgtctcccCAGCATTCTCCCCCtcaccagtgggctgggggtgggcaagatcttgggagaggacacagccaggccAGCTGACCCAAAcagaccaaagggatattccacaccatatgatgtctgctcagcaacaaaatgctgagagaaagaggaggaaggggggcaTTCGTTATTTACagtgtttgtcttccggagcaaCCGCTAcgtgtactgaagccctgcttcgCAGGAAGTGGCCGGGCATtgctgctgatgggaagtagagaataaatattttctttttcctttgcttccatgcgcaacctttgcttttgctttactacctttatcttgacccacaagtgtGTTTTGCCATCTtatttccctctgccccccatcCTACTGAGGAGGGGACTGATGGAGCGGCTtagtgggcacctggtgtccagccaaggtcaacccaccacagtttaATGTGGTTCTTCTTGCTGTACTTCTGTGTTAAGCCCATTTGGCAATTAAATTGCAAAGCCAAACATCCTTTGACTCAGGGTACAGCAGTGTGATTTGTCTGTATCGAACTATCTCCTCAGGTTATTTAAATAGCTCAGCTGAAGGAGGTGGTGGATCTTCAGGAGCCTAGCCTACCTTGGGTGCAGGATAAAGGTGCCTGGTGGTTAGAATCCCAGCTTAGACTTTGGTATCTACGGTGGCTGGGCTATACATTTGCAGAGGTTCTCGTTATTCTTCTGAGGCTGCAGTGTAGGATAAAGTGGTATTTAAACTCCTACAGATCATTTATAGACATGAACCTGACAAACATATTGGCCACTGAACATGATGTAATTAATTGTGAATTAATTATTAAGCTATTAAAATGATATCAAATGCTGGAAATCTATAGCTTCTGTCTGCTGTATAGATTTAAGCCTTTTAAGGGCTGACAAATCTTTGTTATTGTCAGTTCAGCATTATTGATACCCTCGGCCTTTAAAATATCCAGTTTCAATTACATAACTTTCTTTTATTGCATCAACAGCTTTCTAATTCTAATCTTATCAGCAGTCTGTAGCTTGTCATGGACTGAGAGAGGCAGTGCTAAtaagatttctgatttttaaaataattgcaaaatttGGTTACACAGAAAATATCCAAGAcgtctttttctgttcttttaccCTAGAGCAGTGAATGCCTCAC comes from Grus americana isolate bGruAme1 chromosome 2, bGruAme1.mat, whole genome shotgun sequence and encodes:
- the SEC61G gene encoding protein transport protein Sec61 subunit gamma — protein: MDQVMQFVEPSRQFVKDSIRLVKRCTKPDRKEFQKIAMATAIGFAIMGFIGFFVKLIHIPINNIIVGG